One genomic region from Corvus hawaiiensis isolate bCorHaw1 chromosome 21, bCorHaw1.pri.cur, whole genome shotgun sequence encodes:
- the CRAT gene encoding carnitine O-acetyltransferase isoform X2 — MLAWVARAAARPCGLLKPTALDKIPGRFQLHQEALPHLPVPPLQQTLDRYLLALQPIISPEELSHTQELVAEFRKPGGVGERLQKGLERRARKTENWLSDWWLKTAYLEYRLPVVVHSSPGVVLPKQDFLDRQGQLRFAAKLIEGILDFKSMIDNETLPVEYMGGKPLCMNQYYQILSSCRIPGPKRDSIVNYAKGKKQSRHITVVHNFQFFELDVYNSDGSPLTADQLFIQLEKIWNTSLQTNKEPIGILTTNHRNSWAKAYNNLLKDKTNKESVRAIEKSICTVCLDAPMPRVSEDIYKSRVAAQMLHGGGSRLNSGNRWFDKTLQFIIAEDGSCGLVYEHAPSEGPPIVALLDHIVEFTKKPEEVVKSSMVPLPMPKKLRFNITPEIKNDIEKAKQNLNIMVEDLDIKVMVFHQFGKGFPKSEKISPDAFIQLALQLAYFRMYGHACATYESASLRMFRLGRTDTIRSTSVDSLKFVQSMDSPDKSDQEKADLLRRATQAHREYTDMAIRGNAIDRHLLGLKLQAIEDLVSMPELFMDTAYAVAMHFNLSTSQVPAKTDCVMCFGPVVPDGYGVCYNPMEEHINFAVSAFNSCADTNAARMAHYLEKALLDMRFLLQAAPKSKL; from the exons GCCAGGCCCTGTGGCCTGCTGAAGCCGACAGCTCTAGACAAGATCCCGGGCAGATTCCAGCTCCACCAGGAAGCACTGCCCCACCTGCCCGTGCCACCACTCCAGCAGACACTGGATCGGTAcctgctggccctgcagccCATCATCAGCCCCGAGGAGCTGAGCCACACACAGGAGCTGGTGGCTGAGTTCCGCAAGCCGGGAGGCGttggggagaggctgcagaaagGCCTGGAGAGAAGAGCCAGGAAAACAGAGAACTGG CTCTCAGACTGGTGGCTGAAGACAGCTTACCTGGAATATCGCCTGCCAGTTGTGGTCCACTCCAGCCCAGGCGTGGTTTTACCTAAGCAGGATTTTCTGGATCGACAAGGTCAGCTCAG GTTTGCTGCCAAGCTGATCGAGGGTATCCTGGATTTCAAGTCCATGATTGACAA TGAGACCCTTCCAGTGGAGTACATGGGTGGGAAGCCCCTCTGCATGAACCAGTACTACCAGATCCTCTCCTCCTGCCGCATTCCCGGGCCCAAGCGGGACTCCATTGTCAACTATGCCAAAGGCAAAAAGCAGTCCAGGCACATCACAGTGGTTCACAACTTCCAG TTCTTTGAGCTGGATGTTTACAACAGTGATGGATCTCCCCTTACTGCTGACCAGCTCTTCATTCAGCTGGAGAAGATTTGGAACACCTCcctccaaacaaacaaagaacCTATTGGGATCCTCACCACCAATCACCGAAACAGCTGGGCAAAAGCCTACAACAACCTCCTGAAAG ATAAGACCAACAAGGAATCCGTGCGTGCGATTGAGAAGAGCATCTGCACCGTGTGCCTGGATGCCCCCATGCCCCGGGTGTCCGAGGACATCTACAAAAGCCGCGTGGCCGCGCAGATGCTGCACGGTGGCGGCAGCCGCTTGAACAGCGGCAACCGATGGTTCGACAAAACCCTGCAG TTCATCATTGCTGAAGATGGCTCCTGTGGTCTCGTATATGAGCATGCTCCCTCTGAAGGCCCACCCATCGTTGCTCTTCTGGATCACATTGTGGAGTTCAC GAAGAAACCTGAGGAGGTGGTCAAATCCTCCATGGTTCCTCTGCCAATGCCCAAAAAGCTGCGGTTTAACATCACCCCAGAAATCAAGAACGACATAgagaaggcaaagcaaaacCTCAACAT AATGGTTGAAGATCTGGATATCAAAGTCATGGTCTTTCATCAGTTTGGGAAAGGTTTCCCCAAGTCAGAGAAGATAAGCCCTGATGCTTTTATCCAGCTGGCCTTGCAGCTGGCATACTTCAG GATGTATGGCCACGCCTGTGCCACGTACGAGAGCGCGTCACTGAGGATGTTCCGCCTGGGCCGCACCGACACCATTCGCTCCACCTCTGTGGACTCCCTCAAGTTTGTGCAATCCATGGACAGCCCTGACAAATCG GACCAGGAGAAAGCAGACCTGCTGAGGAGAGCCACACAGGCCCACAGGGAATACACAGACATG gcCATACGGGGCAATGCAATAGACCGGCACCTCTTGGGGCTGAAGCTCCAGGCAATCGAGGACCTGGTGAGCATGCCCGAGCTCTTCATGGACACAGCCTATGCTGTTGCAATGCACTTCAATCTCTCAACCAGCCAG GTCCCAGCCAAGACAGATTGTGTGATGTGTTTTGGTCCCGTGGTTCCAGATGGCTATGGAGTCTGTTACAACCCTATGGAGGAACACATCAACTTTGCAGTTTCAGCCTTCAATAGCTGTGCTGACACAAACGCAGCCCGCATGGCACATTATCTTGAGAAAGCACTGCTAGACATGAGGTTCTTGCTCCAGGCAGCTCCCAAATCCAAACTGTAA